The genomic stretch tgtataaatatttatcTTGGCTATATTATTGTGACATGTTACCTAAGATGTATTGCCTTCGTATTTTTGTGTCGTATCGTATCTTGCCGTATCTAATATTTGTACCCGTATTAGCGCAACACTTACCCTGAGATTACAGACTTACAGTCATATGTCCTGTTTCATGTTCAGTTCATACTTTGAAGAATCTGATCTCTCAAGATGAAACACCAACTACCAGCTCAACTCAACAAAAGTGTGAGTACTCAATGCATGCTCTCAATTAATTTAAGTGCATTTGAATTAACTTTTTGATATCTATAATCCATTCCATTCTTAATATGTAAAATGGTAAACCATATTCTTTGTGCAGCTTCTCGGTCGTTCTCATTGCTATCACCATTTCGAAGCAAGAATAGtgacaagaaaataaatatGGCTTGATACAATATAGTGGTTTCACCCTTCACTTGGATTCCTctcttgttttctttctttctttctttctttctttctttctttctttcttttccagTTGATATGTCATTAGTTATTGTGTGGTTGCGAAAAGATCACCgagtaattaatatataatatattgcTGTGAAATTGATCTTTGTATGTAAATTCATGTGCTGCTGTTCATATTCCGAAAATCAATTTGTATATTTACTAGTATcttattaaattagatattatCTTTTGGATCGAGAAGGTGATctcctttctattttctttttttgttatcCGAAAAATCTTGggttattaaaaattataaagtgACAAATAAACTATTGAAAATTTACATTTTGGACAGATTAGTTCTTTATGAAAAAGAATTACCAATAAAATCTTCTAAGATAATAAATGTGGATAAGTTAGTTTAAATTAAGACTTTCTATCTTAATTATAGATGGCTAATTTGAAGGTAATCAAATTTGTTATCCCGGTTTTGGAAGAttttattgacttttttttaactaatttgtTTGAAGTGTAAATTATAGGtgtttatttgttattttattcaaaataaaattatattagtaTTTCATGTTTTGAATACGAAGACAATTCAATTGCTTTTTGAAAATTCTCTTCGGGCATTCTTGAAGAAAACAACAGAAATAATATGGATAAATGCTAGTCATGACTATGTTTTTAGACATTAAATAGTACGACGTGGATCTTACTCTGTGGATTCAATTAGTTTggtgtttattttctttaagaTCTCAAactaattattctaataataaaaatgaatatCATTAATTTAATTGCATAATCCAAAAGAAAACTCCAAAGAAAGAAAGGAATTTGAACTTCAATCTAATCTAACACAATATTCTGTTGAACAATATACTTTCTTTCTAAAACCATTGAAGTCAATGGACCATATTGAAATGGATAAAGAAACATAGGCATTCTACACTGTCACATTTCTATAGATAATTGCCTATTAGGATTGCATGATTATCACTCAAAGCGAATGATTAAGCATGAGATGTTGCTTTTGCTCATCCTATTCATAGCTTCCTTTGCCAAGAATTCCGCTGCTTCTTGGGGATCCTCTATGTGACTTATCAGATTCACTGCCTCTTGATTCTGCATCACCTACATATACACATATACatatgcaagattcaattctTTCCTGCTTTTCGAAAACACACTTGTATGCTTTATGAGTATTGTAAGGTCACTTATTAATGTTTTAGAAACTTACTCGTTGATAAAACCTTGACAATTATAATGGTTTAAATAGCTTACCTCCCATATACCATTGCTGGCCATTATCAGAAATTCAGTATCTGAATCAATCCTTTCTCCTTTCACAACAAGTTCTGAGCCTCTAGAATGATTTTTACCTGATTCACATCTATACTTTGTTAAACACAGCTATAGCATCCAAAATAAGATGCGAAAATGATAGatatattaaataaacaaaaaaacaaaagagagtaTTTTGTTAGATTAAATATGCATAATACCGGAGAAGAGTCTGCGAGACCAATGTATTCTTGGTGAATGTTGGTGGTGTCTACCAGATGATGTGTGATGATGAGCTATGCCATCTCTGCAGACAACAGTTTTATAATCTCCCATGTTTGCTATCACAAGCTTCTCTCCATTTATCACCATAACACATGATCCTGAACCCATTCTGCTTCTTTCATCTGATTCATACTCCTCTCTTATCTTTGCCCTTGCACCAAGGTATGCCCTCTTCAGCGTTTCCTTGCTTTTCCTCCTTAAATGAGACTATGTATAACATATAGTTTTCCACATCAGACCAAACATATAGGATTCAAGAATCTTCAATTACAAAGTAAcacaatgataaaaaaaatcaattaaccTCTTGAAGCTTCTTGTTAAAGAA from Arachis stenosperma cultivar V10309 chromosome 9, arast.V10309.gnm1.PFL2, whole genome shotgun sequence encodes the following:
- the LOC130951618 gene encoding putative protein phosphatase 2C-like protein 44, with the translated sequence MGFKYLPLKLKVFRLKRFLLGRGRRGVKRKHVMVPAKKPSWMMPITHGYYVVEHHQGSEKDLLNFDSVVVQREQMDHNELWYFGIFDVVVGDVVTKYIQSNFFNKKLQESHLRRKSKETLKRAYLGARAKIREEYESDERSRMGSGSCVMVINGEKLVIANMGDYKTVVCRDGIAHHHTSSGRHHQHSPRIHWSRRLFSGKNHSRGSELVVKGERIDSDTEFLIMASNGIWEVMQNQEAVNLISHIEDPQEAAEFLAKEAMNRMSKSNISCLIIRFE